The following coding sequences are from one Nonlabens arenilitoris window:
- the rodA gene encoding rod shape-determining protein RodA, with the protein MGIGDKPKFDIYIILIYLALLLIGWLTIYSAAQVSQYNGILDMDQLYGKQILWIGLAIVIITFILAMDVKFFERFGSIIYIISLLSLLGLFVFGKELNGAKSWYSLGSMTLQPSEFAKAATALAVAKFLSGINISLKNTRDLLLVGLIIALPALFIIPQPDPGSALVYGAFFFALHREGLSLWYLSLVLVAIGLFLGTLVLGTWWIALIVLIAMSVIYMLSRKRRHKKRLPKPRIVLFLIISGICVLYSLSTNYIFNNLLEDRHRNRIDIVLGRVEDNQGVGYNINQSVIAVGSGGLTGKGLLEGTQTQGGFVPEQETDFIFSAIGEEWGFIGASLVIILFMSLCYRLVIMAERQKNQFARIYGYSVAGIFFIHFFVNIGMVLGLLPTVGIPLPFMSYGGSGLWGFTILLFIFVKLDGHRMSYEH; encoded by the coding sequence ATGGGAATAGGAGATAAGCCTAAGTTTGATATCTATATCATACTAATCTATCTAGCTTTACTATTGATAGGTTGGTTAACCATTTACTCTGCGGCGCAAGTTTCTCAATACAATGGCATCTTAGACATGGACCAGCTGTATGGTAAACAGATTCTATGGATAGGTCTGGCAATTGTAATTATTACTTTTATACTTGCCATGGATGTTAAGTTTTTTGAGCGCTTTGGTAGTATTATTTATATCATATCATTATTATCCCTTTTAGGGCTATTTGTATTTGGTAAAGAGCTTAATGGTGCAAAATCTTGGTATTCTTTAGGTAGTATGACTCTACAGCCCAGTGAGTTTGCAAAAGCTGCAACAGCACTAGCCGTAGCTAAATTTTTAAGTGGAATTAATATATCGCTTAAAAATACTAGAGACTTGTTACTAGTCGGTCTTATCATTGCGCTACCTGCTTTGTTTATCATACCACAGCCCGATCCAGGAAGTGCACTAGTCTATGGCGCATTTTTCTTTGCTCTTCATAGAGAAGGACTGTCTTTATGGTATCTCAGTCTTGTATTAGTTGCGATAGGTTTGTTTTTAGGGACTTTAGTATTAGGGACTTGGTGGATCGCATTGATTGTTTTAATAGCAATGAGTGTTATTTACATGCTTTCGCGAAAGCGTAGACATAAAAAAAGATTGCCTAAACCTAGAATCGTACTTTTCTTGATCATATCTGGTATATGCGTTTTGTACTCGTTATCGACTAATTATATTTTTAATAATCTTCTAGAAGACCGGCATAGAAATCGTATCGATATTGTGTTAGGAAGAGTTGAGGATAATCAAGGAGTAGGTTATAACATAAATCAAAGTGTAATAGCGGTAGGAAGTGGTGGTCTTACTGGTAAAGGGCTTCTAGAGGGAACCCAAACGCAAGGTGGATTTGTGCCTGAACAAGAAACTGACTTTATTTTTAGTGCAATAGGTGAAGAATGGGGTTTTATAGGTGCGTCGTTAGTCATTATTCTATTTATGTCCTTATGCTATCGATTGGTTATTATGGCCGAGAGACAGAAGAATCAATTTGCTCGAATTTATGGTTATAGTGTGGCAGGGATTTTCTTTATTCATTTCTTTGTCAATATAGGTATGGTATTAGGTTTACTTCCTACGGTAGGAATACCATTGCCATTTATGAGTTATGGTGGTAGCGGTTTATGGGGTTTTACCATATTGCTATTTATCTTTGTAAAGCTGGATGGGCATAGAATGAGCTATGAGCATTAA
- a CDS encoding DNA/RNA non-specific endonuclease gives MKKSLYAIILIVIAVCFYFYETHRNEETSQHILEQEDQQTTREQDADGFKPLSRKDFLPSSNNQIIHHNSYSLSYNEKHEQAEWTAHILRESDITNNDYKRPYFEIDNMVKTGAAHWRNYKKSGYDRGHLVPAGDRTGSKKIYEETFLTSNISPQEHEFNAGIWNRLEQKTRYYAKRYDELYVVTGPIFKGNMDEIGTENVTVPAAFYKIIYRQNESGHGKILAFLMPHQASSKPIYDYITSVDEIEKQTGIDFFSQLPDSIENQLEASISSKGW, from the coding sequence ATGAAAAAATCACTATACGCTATAATTCTAATTGTAATTGCCGTTTGCTTCTATTTCTATGAGACACATCGCAATGAGGAAACTTCTCAACATATACTTGAGCAAGAAGACCAGCAAACTACAAGAGAACAAGATGCAGATGGATTTAAGCCCTTATCTCGCAAAGATTTTTTACCTAGTTCAAATAATCAAATCATACACCATAATTCCTATAGCCTTTCTTATAATGAAAAACACGAACAAGCAGAATGGACTGCACATATCTTAAGAGAAAGTGACATTACTAATAACGATTATAAAAGGCCTTATTTTGAAATTGATAATATGGTAAAAACTGGTGCTGCACACTGGCGTAATTATAAAAAAAGCGGATATGATAGAGGTCATTTAGTACCAGCAGGTGATAGAACTGGAAGTAAAAAAATCTATGAAGAAACTTTTCTCACCTCTAACATTAGCCCACAAGAACATGAGTTTAATGCCGGTATTTGGAATCGATTAGAACAAAAGACACGATACTATGCAAAACGATATGATGAACTGTATGTAGTAACTGGACCTATTTTTAAAGGTAATATGGATGAAATAGGCACAGAAAATGTAACAGTACCAGCTGCGTTTTACAAAATAATTTATAGGCAAAATGAAAGTGGTCATGGAAAAATACTAGCCTTTTTAATGCCACATCAAGCGAGTAGCAAACCTATCTATGATTATATTACATCAGTAGATGAAATAGAAAAACAAACCGGTATTGATTTCTTCTCTCAACTACCAGATTCTATAGAAAATCAATTAGAAGCTTCTATAAGCAGTAAAGGTTGGTAA
- a CDS encoding ABC transporter permease gives MSHQSASLSTLALQKFKRNFWGVLSLSIIACYTCIALFAYVMAPDNTANANQMHLSIHSQPPGFEVDMLELPVANLPSSIWDWWNGRKLNQEEIPFSELKIENGRCYYRPYDVDGAQLAFIDANFAVADGIELSRFRESYTSHKTFLLGTDKYGRDLLSRMMIGSRISISIGFIAVFISLVIGITLGAIAGYFGGMVDNIIMWLINVTWSIPTLLMVIAISIVLEKGFFTVFIAVGLTMWVEVARVVRGQMIVAKEYQYVTAAKALGFNHYRIITRHILPNIMAPIIVISAANFAAAILIESGLSFLGIGAQPPMPSWGSMIKDHYQYIILDKAYLALVPGIAIMTLVMAFMLLGNALRDALDVKTT, from the coding sequence ATGTCACATCAATCGGCATCATTATCGACTCTAGCGCTCCAAAAATTCAAGCGGAATTTTTGGGGCGTTTTGAGTTTAAGCATTATAGCTTGTTATACCTGCATCGCATTATTTGCCTATGTAATGGCACCAGATAACACAGCAAATGCCAATCAGATGCACCTATCTATACATTCACAACCACCAGGTTTTGAAGTAGACATGTTAGAATTACCAGTAGCAAATCTTCCATCTAGTATTTGGGACTGGTGGAATGGCCGTAAATTAAATCAAGAAGAAATACCTTTCTCAGAGCTGAAAATTGAGAACGGAAGATGTTATTACCGACCCTATGATGTTGATGGCGCACAACTAGCTTTTATAGATGCAAACTTTGCTGTAGCAGATGGGATAGAATTATCACGCTTTCGCGAAAGCTATACCTCGCATAAAACATTCCTACTAGGCACTGACAAATACGGCCGTGATTTATTAAGCCGTATGATGATAGGTTCTAGAATTAGTATCTCTATAGGTTTTATAGCTGTTTTTATATCCTTAGTAATAGGTATAACTTTAGGAGCTATTGCGGGATATTTTGGAGGAATGGTGGACAACATAATCATGTGGTTAATTAATGTCACCTGGTCCATTCCTACCCTATTAATGGTTATTGCCATAAGTATAGTATTAGAAAAAGGTTTTTTTACGGTTTTTATTGCAGTAGGTCTTACTATGTGGGTAGAAGTGGCGAGAGTTGTGCGTGGACAAATGATCGTTGCCAAAGAATACCAATATGTAACCGCAGCAAAAGCATTAGGATTCAATCACTATAGAATTATAACAAGACATATATTACCTAACATTATGGCACCTATTATTGTTATAAGTGCTGCAAATTTTGCTGCTGCTATCCTTATAGAAAGTGGTTTGAGCTTTTTAGGAATAGGTGCACAGCCTCCTATGCCTAGTTGGGGTAGTATGATAAAAGATCATTATCAATACATCATTTTAGATAAAGCATATCTTGCACTTGTACCTGGTATAGCTATTATGACATTAGTAATGGCATTTATGCTACTAGGAAATGCATTGAGAGATGCCCTAGATGTAAAAACCACTTAA
- a CDS encoding carboxy terminal-processing peptidase encodes MNFIKNNVAIAILVLLAATASCSFTKDIDPGDKDKEELLVNLISHVLQRNHYSPADLTDDFSQKVFKNYINDLDPAKRYFLESDYQEFANYEFLLDDEIRDSRVQLFTLTYERLEQRRKEAEKLFTEVIKQPFDFNKEEVMDTDYEKIPYAKDSKELKDHWRKLLKLSALGSYYDKMEEQEEKPESERKSTSAIEKEVRDEVKRSMEENFDFSKDIERLDYFSLYLNSVMAYFDPHTSYFAPQNKDRFDTAMSGKLEGIGARLQKKMDYIKVLEIISGGPAWRSQDVEVGDIILKVAQENDTVATSIVGMRISNAVDLIKGPKGTKVRLTLKRVDGTIEDVTLTRDVVEIEETFAKSVIVKDPEGSINYGLINLPKFYFDMENRNGRASGDDIKKEIERLKMQGMDGLVLDLRNNGGGSLREVIEMAGLFIEKGPVVQVALKNERTQTYSDDDPSIIWDGPLVIMVNELSASASEILAAALQDYERAVIIGSKQTFGKGTVQNFEDLNRWVRNSDLGDLGAIKLTTQKFYRINGKSTQLEGVKSDIVTPDRYSYIEIGERDEEFPLPYDEIPAATYTKFNKYIDFNSTIAKSQARINSNETFQLIDENAKWMSEQREEHIVPLNYTAYKERLHRLEKETEKFEKLEDYKNDLSFEYVNYEKELIAKDSLLAEKRERWHKSLSQDVYLAEAINVLKDLKVSNIQNTGVSTIKN; translated from the coding sequence ATGAATTTTATTAAAAATAACGTGGCAATTGCCATATTAGTTTTACTAGCAGCTACCGCTAGTTGCAGTTTCACTAAAGATATTGATCCAGGCGACAAGGATAAAGAAGAGCTTTTAGTCAATCTTATTTCACACGTTTTACAACGCAATCACTACTCACCAGCTGATCTTACTGATGATTTTTCACAAAAAGTCTTTAAAAATTACATCAACGATTTAGATCCAGCAAAAAGATATTTTCTAGAATCAGATTATCAAGAATTTGCTAATTATGAGTTTTTATTAGATGATGAAATTAGAGATAGTAGAGTTCAATTATTTACACTTACTTATGAGAGATTAGAGCAAAGACGTAAAGAAGCAGAGAAGCTATTTACAGAAGTGATTAAGCAGCCTTTTGATTTTAATAAAGAAGAGGTTATGGATACTGATTATGAAAAAATCCCGTATGCAAAAGACTCTAAAGAACTTAAAGATCACTGGCGCAAGCTTTTAAAATTAAGCGCTCTGGGCAGTTATTATGATAAGATGGAAGAGCAGGAAGAAAAGCCTGAAAGCGAAAGAAAATCTACCAGTGCAATTGAAAAAGAAGTGCGTGATGAAGTAAAGCGCTCTATGGAAGAGAACTTTGACTTTAGTAAAGATATCGAGCGTCTCGATTACTTCTCTTTATACTTAAATAGTGTCATGGCATATTTTGATCCACATACCAGTTACTTTGCACCTCAAAACAAAGATCGATTTGACACAGCAATGAGTGGTAAACTAGAAGGTATAGGTGCACGTCTACAAAAGAAAATGGATTACATCAAAGTTTTAGAAATCATATCTGGTGGGCCAGCATGGAGAAGTCAAGATGTAGAAGTAGGAGACATTATTTTAAAAGTTGCACAAGAAAATGACACCGTAGCGACAAGCATCGTTGGTATGCGCATAAGTAATGCTGTAGACCTTATCAAAGGACCTAAAGGAACTAAAGTGAGACTAACACTCAAGCGTGTTGATGGTACCATTGAAGACGTAACTCTTACTAGAGATGTAGTAGAAATAGAAGAAACATTTGCAAAATCAGTAATTGTAAAAGATCCAGAAGGAAGTATTAACTACGGATTAATAAATCTGCCTAAGTTTTATTTTGACATGGAAAATAGAAACGGTCGTGCCTCTGGAGATGATATTAAAAAAGAAATCGAACGATTAAAAATGCAAGGTATGGATGGCCTTGTATTAGATCTACGTAATAATGGTGGTGGTTCATTAAGAGAAGTGATAGAAATGGCCGGTCTTTTTATAGAAAAAGGACCAGTAGTGCAAGTAGCTCTTAAAAACGAACGCACCCAAACATATAGCGATGATGACCCAAGTATCATATGGGATGGCCCGTTAGTAATTATGGTCAATGAATTATCTGCAAGTGCCTCAGAAATACTTGCAGCAGCCCTACAGGATTATGAACGTGCTGTAATAATAGGTTCAAAACAAACTTTTGGAAAAGGAACAGTACAGAACTTTGAAGATCTTAATAGATGGGTACGCAATAGTGATCTAGGTGATCTAGGCGCCATTAAACTAACAACTCAAAAATTTTATAGAATCAATGGTAAAAGCACGCAATTAGAAGGTGTGAAAAGTGATATCGTAACACCTGATCGATACAGCTATATTGAAATAGGTGAACGTGATGAAGAATTCCCATTACCTTATGATGAGATACCTGCAGCAACTTATACTAAATTCAATAAGTATATCGACTTTAATAGCACCATAGCAAAATCTCAAGCTAGAATTAATTCAAATGAAACATTCCAGCTTATCGATGAAAACGCAAAATGGATGAGTGAACAGCGTGAAGAGCATATTGTACCTTTGAATTACACAGCTTATAAAGAACGATTACATCGACTAGAAAAAGAAACTGAAAAATTTGAAAAGCTAGAAGATTATAAAAATGATTTATCATTTGAATATGTGAATTATGAGAAAGAACTAATTGCAAAAGATAGCTTACTTGCAGAAAAGCGTGAACGCTGGCACAAGAGTCTTTCTCAAGATGTGTATCTTGCAGAAGCAATTAATGTACTTAAGGATTTGAAAGTTTCTAATATTCAAAACACAGGAGTATCTACCATTAAAAATTAA
- the surE gene encoding 5'/3'-nucleotidase SurE has translation MENIKKPLILVTNDDGITAPGIRMLIEIAKELGEVVVVAPDSPQSAMGHAITINNTLHVKEFMAHNHDHKEYTTSGTPVDCVKMASHEILDRKPDLCLSGINHGSNSAINVIYSGTMSAAVEAGIEGIPAIGFSLCDYDHDADFNAARPYVKTIIENVIKNGMARGVVFNVNIPKAKREDIKGVKICRQANAYWVEEFDKRTNPYGKDYYWLTGKFVNDDKGEDTDEWALAHNYISIVPTQYDLTAHHYISELNTWDFDN, from the coding sequence ATGGAAAACATTAAAAAACCTCTTATCCTTGTTACTAATGATGATGGTATCACAGCACCAGGAATAAGAATGCTTATAGAAATTGCAAAAGAATTAGGTGAGGTAGTCGTAGTTGCTCCAGATAGTCCACAAAGCGCTATGGGACACGCAATAACAATTAATAATACTTTGCATGTAAAGGAGTTTATGGCACACAACCATGATCATAAAGAATATACGACTAGTGGTACGCCAGTAGATTGTGTGAAAATGGCTAGCCACGAGATACTAGATAGAAAACCTGATCTATGCCTTAGTGGTATAAATCATGGAAGTAATAGCGCTATAAATGTTATTTACAGTGGTACTATGAGTGCGGCGGTAGAAGCTGGTATAGAAGGAATACCAGCTATTGGTTTTTCACTATGCGACTATGACCACGATGCAGATTTTAACGCTGCTAGGCCGTATGTTAAAACCATAATTGAGAATGTGATTAAGAATGGAATGGCTCGCGGTGTCGTGTTTAATGTAAATATTCCTAAAGCAAAAAGAGAAGATATAAAAGGAGTAAAAATATGTCGCCAGGCAAATGCCTATTGGGTAGAAGAGTTTGATAAACGTACTAATCCATATGGTAAGGATTATTACTGGCTTACTGGCAAATTTGTGAATGATGATAAAGGAGAAGATACAGATGAATGGGCACTAGCACATAATTATATCTCTATTGTGCCTACTCAATATGACCTCACTGCACATCACTATATAAGCGAACTTAATACTTGGGATTTTGATAATTAA
- the lpxB gene encoding lipid-A-disaccharide synthase, whose product MKYYIIVGEASGDLHGSNLMKSLRQQDPEAQFRFWGGDLMEAVGGEQVMHYKERAIMGFTEVIKKLGTALKNIKYCKEDIVQYQPDALIFMDYSGFNLRIAKWAKPQGFNTHYYISPQVWASRESRVKTIKANINHMYVILPFVKDFYEQKHNYPVDFVGHPIIDAIDQHQQVDHVAFLKEYQLDDRPLIALLPGSRKQEISKMLGVMLQMVDQYPDYQFLIAGSPGQEASFYKPFLKKNVTLVMNRTYDILSLCHAALVTSGTATLETALFKVPQVVCYKGSSISYRIAKLIIKLDYISLVNLIMDKMVVTELIQTDFNATNLKKELDMILNPTQRNRIFADYYELEKRLGGIGASDKVASLIIKNSQK is encoded by the coding sequence ATGAAATACTATATTATTGTAGGTGAGGCTAGCGGCGATTTGCACGGTTCTAATCTTATGAAATCTTTACGGCAGCAAGATCCAGAAGCACAGTTTAGGTTTTGGGGTGGTGATCTCATGGAAGCCGTAGGTGGCGAGCAAGTTATGCATTATAAAGAACGTGCAATAATGGGCTTTACTGAAGTGATTAAAAAACTAGGGACAGCTCTTAAAAATATTAAATACTGTAAAGAAGATATTGTTCAATACCAGCCAGATGCGCTCATATTTATGGATTATTCTGGATTCAATCTACGTATTGCAAAATGGGCAAAACCTCAAGGCTTTAATACACATTACTATATAAGTCCACAAGTTTGGGCTTCTAGAGAAAGCCGTGTAAAAACTATTAAGGCAAATATCAATCATATGTATGTGATCCTGCCTTTTGTAAAAGATTTTTATGAGCAAAAGCACAACTATCCCGTCGACTTTGTAGGACATCCTATTATTGATGCCATTGATCAACATCAACAAGTTGATCATGTCGCATTTTTAAAAGAATATCAACTAGACGATAGACCTTTAATAGCACTTTTACCAGGTAGTCGCAAGCAAGAAATAAGTAAAATGTTAGGTGTTATGTTACAAATGGTAGATCAATATCCCGACTACCAGTTTTTAATTGCAGGGTCACCTGGTCAAGAGGCAAGTTTCTATAAGCCATTTTTAAAAAAGAATGTCACTTTAGTGATGAATCGTACTTACGACATTTTGAGCCTGTGCCATGCAGCGCTAGTCACGTCTGGAACAGCGACTCTAGAAACAGCACTATTTAAAGTGCCTCAAGTAGTCTGTTATAAAGGTAGTTCTATCTCATATCGTATCGCAAAATTAATTATCAAACTAGATTATATATCACTGGTCAATTTAATTATGGATAAAATGGTCGTTACTGAATTAATACAGACCGATTTTAACGCTACAAATCTTAAAAAGGAGCTTGATATGATTCTTAATCCTACACAACGCAATCGTATTTTTGCAGACTATTATGAATTAGAAAAGCGTCTAGGTGGAATAGGTGCTAGCGATAAAGTAGCTTCTTTAATTATTAAAAACTCACAGAAGTAG
- a CDS encoding C40 family peptidase — MMLLSSLSRKRIFKFNLKRIFFFILTSILLLGNLSCKSSKPRIVTTKKEAAKRYPDRVYTPSRESKTEPVGQPIASKTPSRVDEEKTAPVLNDAVETALSYQGTRYKYGGSTRSGMDCSGLIHVSFKEAGKSVPRTSSSLYSAASTIDFNQVEKGDLLFFATGKNKTRVNHVGLVVKTTPAEISFVHSTTSRGVIVSTMNEGYWLNAYLSAGRLE, encoded by the coding sequence ATGATGTTGTTGTCCTCGCTTTCGCGAAAGCGTATTTTTAAATTCAACCTTAAAAGAATTTTCTTTTTTATCTTAACTAGTATACTGCTTTTAGGAAATTTATCCTGCAAAAGTTCTAAACCTAGAATAGTTACCACAAAAAAAGAGGCTGCAAAGCGCTATCCTGATAGAGTCTATACTCCATCTCGAGAGAGCAAAACAGAACCTGTAGGACAACCTATTGCTAGTAAAACGCCTTCTCGAGTAGATGAAGAAAAAACCGCACCAGTATTAAATGATGCTGTAGAAACCGCATTGAGTTATCAAGGTACTAGATATAAATATGGAGGAAGTACACGTAGTGGTATGGATTGCAGTGGTCTTATACATGTAAGTTTTAAAGAAGCCGGAAAATCTGTGCCACGCACAAGTTCTAGTTTATACAGTGCGGCAAGTACTATAGATTTTAATCAAGTTGAGAAGGGAGATTTATTATTTTTTGCTACAGGCAAGAACAAAACAAGAGTAAATCATGTAGGTCTAGTTGTAAAAACTACTCCTGCCGAAATTAGTTTTGTGCACTCTACTACCTCGCGTGGTGTAATCGTTTCTACAATGAATGAAGGCTACTGGCTTAACGCATATTTAAGCGCTGGTAGATTAGAGTAG
- a CDS encoding ComEC/Rec2 family competence protein: MKWLGYPIYRLLLAYMIGLLIAMYLQITIDTTIIILFTSFLISCFSIFFSRNNFFFKILFSTAVMVFLIALGAINVISKTPFYQSQHFSNHTLDGENQIITFQLTDQLNPNDYNDRFYAHVKYVDGINVTGKALILFKKSDSVRYQIGHTLTVYDDISDASDERNPGDFNYKEYLALIDVYGQIYVDDDHILSKSFSKNESWIIRLRKQLMDSLAASGLKEKPLGIIQALILGQRNNVEASITKSFRDAGVIHILALSGLHVGIILLILRWLTNWLKAIKNGRWIQSVVIIILLWVFALITGMSPSILRAVTMFSFIAIGMNVNRKTSIFHSLALSAFLLLLINPKLLFHVGFQLSYTAVIAIVLIQPILYNLIKPRWKVIDYFWQIGTVTVAAQIGVASLSLFYFHQFPGLFLLGNMLLLPILPIIIGLSILLLSFLLLGIPSSWLVKSLNFSLEWIVIIIDEISSQEQFIVKGIYIDLVELILIYVFMISSALFFYRTVRRSRRERVLMKQPSYNLHIAIIATICFISFQSFKKMKSERSRLVVMHQASGSVISVSNRDEALLLIDFHTMDSTRNVAALERIKSSTLHRNKIIKIDSLGNKVKFTDTELTIIDESGVMLGSTKPAILLLSHSPQIHLDKVITSLNPQIIIADGSNYRNYVSRWKTTCKKRGVSFISTYDVGAITLNHLEVDIQN, from the coding sequence ATGAAGTGGTTAGGATATCCTATTTATAGGTTACTGTTAGCATATATGATAGGATTGTTGATTGCGATGTATCTACAAATCACTATTGATACTACTATAATAATTCTATTCACATCATTTCTTATCTCATGTTTTTCTATATTTTTTAGTAGAAATAATTTCTTCTTTAAGATACTATTTAGCACCGCGGTAATGGTCTTTCTTATCGCCCTAGGAGCTATAAACGTGATAAGTAAAACGCCTTTTTATCAATCACAACATTTTTCAAATCATACTCTAGATGGTGAGAATCAAATTATAACTTTTCAATTAACAGATCAGTTAAACCCTAATGATTATAACGATCGATTTTATGCACATGTTAAATATGTAGATGGTATAAATGTCACGGGAAAAGCACTTATCTTATTTAAAAAGTCTGATAGTGTGAGGTACCAAATAGGTCATACTCTTACCGTTTATGATGATATAAGTGACGCTAGTGATGAACGCAATCCAGGTGATTTTAATTATAAGGAGTATCTCGCATTAATTGACGTTTATGGTCAGATCTATGTTGATGACGACCATATACTTAGTAAGTCTTTCAGTAAGAATGAATCTTGGATTATCAGGTTAAGAAAACAATTGATGGATTCTCTAGCGGCGTCAGGTCTTAAAGAAAAGCCATTAGGGATTATTCAAGCTTTAATATTAGGGCAGCGTAATAATGTGGAAGCATCGATCACTAAAAGTTTTAGAGATGCAGGTGTAATACATATACTAGCTTTAAGTGGTTTACATGTTGGTATTATCTTACTTATTTTACGCTGGCTTACGAACTGGTTAAAAGCCATAAAAAATGGTCGTTGGATTCAAAGTGTGGTTATTATCATCTTATTATGGGTATTTGCTCTTATCACGGGTATGTCACCATCTATTTTAAGAGCGGTAACTATGTTCTCTTTTATCGCTATAGGTATGAATGTAAATAGAAAAACTTCTATTTTTCATAGCTTAGCATTATCTGCGTTTTTACTATTATTAATTAATCCTAAATTACTATTTCATGTAGGTTTTCAATTGAGTTACACCGCAGTAATTGCTATTGTACTTATCCAGCCTATATTATACAATTTAATAAAGCCACGATGGAAGGTTATTGATTATTTCTGGCAAATAGGTACTGTTACAGTAGCTGCACAGATTGGTGTTGCTTCATTAAGTCTTTTCTATTTTCATCAGTTTCCTGGGCTGTTTCTCTTAGGTAATATGTTATTACTTCCTATTTTACCTATTATCATAGGGCTCTCTATATTACTATTATCATTTTTATTACTAGGTATTCCTTCTAGTTGGCTGGTTAAATCACTTAATTTTAGTTTGGAGTGGATTGTAATCATCATTGATGAAATCAGTTCACAAGAACAATTTATTGTAAAAGGAATCTATATTGATCTCGTTGAGCTTATTTTAATTTACGTATTTATGATAAGCAGTGCATTGTTTTTTTATCGTACGGTTAGAAGGAGTAGAAGAGAAAGAGTACTTATGAAACAACCTAGTTATAACTTACACATCGCTATTATCGCCACTATTTGCTTTATAAGTTTTCAATCTTTTAAAAAGATGAAATCAGAGAGATCTAGGTTAGTGGTAATGCATCAGGCATCAGGCAGTGTGATTAGCGTTAGTAACCGTGATGAGGCACTGCTACTCATAGATTTTCATACTATGGATTCAACAAGAAATGTAGCGGCATTAGAACGTATTAAATCGTCTACATTACATAGAAATAAAATTATCAAAATTGATTCATTAGGTAATAAAGTGAAATTTACCGATACAGAATTAACTATAATAGATGAATCTGGTGTCATGTTGGGAAGTACAAAACCAGCTATATTACTTTTGTCTCATTCGCCTCAGATTCATTTGGATAAAGTGATTACATCGCTAAATCCACAAATCATCATTGCAGATGGATCAAACTATCGCAACTATGTTTCTAGATGGAAAACAACTTGTAAAAAGCGAGGCGTTTCTTTTATAAGCACTTATGATGTAGGAGCCATTACTCTGAATCACCTTGAAGTTGATATTCAAAATTAG
- a CDS encoding thioredoxin family protein produces MKWMFVMMLLVSSFATAQVNWMTMDEALAAQKKEPKKILLKAYTPWCTNCKWMDKYAFNKPEIAAFINENYYPVKFDAEGTEVINYKGATYSNPMKQRNERSQHEFAGFMRIFEYPTLVFFDETGRIINPVPGKMGPKKLEIYITMLADETYKSINTGQKWSDYQANFEYQLQGDSE; encoded by the coding sequence ATGAAATGGATGTTTGTAATGATGTTATTAGTAAGTTCATTTGCTACTGCACAAGTGAACTGGATGACCATGGATGAAGCGCTTGCCGCTCAAAAGAAAGAGCCTAAAAAAATATTACTAAAAGCCTATACACCTTGGTGTACCAACTGTAAATGGATGGATAAATATGCTTTTAACAAGCCTGAAATTGCCGCTTTTATTAATGAAAATTATTATCCTGTAAAGTTTGACGCAGAAGGTACTGAAGTGATTAACTATAAAGGGGCTACTTATAGTAACCCAATGAAACAACGTAATGAACGTTCACAACATGAATTTGCTGGTTTTATGCGCATTTTTGAATATCCTACATTAGTTTTCTTTGATGAAACCGGACGTATTATTAATCCTGTACCAGGTAAAATGGGACCTAAAAAATTAGAGATTTACATCACAATGCTAGCTGACGAAACTTATAAATCCATCAACACCGGTCAAAAGTGGTCAGATTACCAAGCTAATTTTGAATATCAACTTCAAGGTGATTCAGAGTAA